A genomic segment from Syntrophotalea acetylenivorans encodes:
- a CDS encoding efflux RND transporter permease subunit, translated as MHFTDLFIRRPVLALVVSLLITIAGLQAIRSLNVRQYPRSENAAVTVTTVYVGASADLVRGFVTTPLERAIAAADGIDYIESQSTLGLSTIKVRLKLNYDSTRALAEISSKVDQVRNDLPPEAEVPVINIESADSAFASAYLSFSSDVLLQNEITDYLTRVVQPRLAAVEGVQRADILGARTFAMRVWLKPERMAAFNVSPAQVRQALASNNYLAALGQTKGALIQINLTANTNLQTVQEFKQLVIRQQDGAFVRLEDIADIVLGAENYTQEVRFSGQTAVFMGIWSLPNANALDVIQRIRQEMEAIQRDLPQGISARVAYDATEYIQDAINEVIKTLIETLLIVVVVIFLFLGSLRSVLVPVVAIPLSLIGAVFLMQVFGFTVNLLTLLAIVLSVGLVVDDAIVMVENVERLLRKGLRPLDAAIQGARELIGPVIATTIVLAAVYAPIGLQGGLTGALFQEFVFTLAGAVIISTVVALTLSPMMSAYLLKPDIEDHGLAATSVRLFNRASKGYGRLLDYTLRWRPAVYLVWVVITLLAVPLYLMSPVELAPSEDQGVIFGILEASADASLDQTSLYAAAANDIFLGIPETDFTFQLTSATSGFGGLVTKPWEQRERTVFQILPEVQQKLSGIPGIRMFPVTPPALPGGGDFPVEFVLASTADTEQILQFAQQLQFKAMQSGMFLFPPIIDVKIDQPQSEFIIDRDKVAMLGLDLKQVGGDLAAMVGGDYVNRFDIAGRSYKVIPQIQRTDRLTPEQLQNIHVTGPAGQLIPLSTIATIRNSTVPRSLNRLQQLNAVKLSGISMRPLDEALKFLEDEATKILPAGYTIDYTGESRQLRTESGRFLPAFALAVALIFLVLSAQFNSFRDPFVILAGSVPLGMFGALLFTFLKIPDPNVGFWTSGWTTTLNIYSQVGLVTLVGLVAKNGILIVEFANQQQLIGLPKLEAIRQASIIRLRPILMTSAATIAGHFPLTLVSGAGAAARNSIGLVLVGGMFIGSLFTLFVVPSIYMLVARDHDKERG; from the coding sequence ATGCACTTTACCGATCTTTTTATACGTCGCCCGGTATTGGCCCTGGTGGTCAGTCTGCTGATCACCATCGCAGGTCTGCAGGCGATCCGCTCTCTGAATGTCCGCCAGTATCCCCGCAGCGAAAACGCCGCAGTTACGGTGACAACCGTCTATGTCGGTGCCAGCGCCGACCTGGTGCGCGGTTTCGTTACGACTCCCCTGGAACGAGCCATCGCCGCCGCCGACGGTATCGACTATATCGAGTCGCAGAGCACTCTGGGTCTTTCTACCATCAAAGTCCGCCTCAAGCTCAACTACGACTCGACCAGGGCGTTGGCGGAAATCAGCTCCAAGGTTGACCAGGTACGCAACGACCTGCCGCCGGAAGCCGAAGTGCCGGTTATCAACATCGAATCGGCAGACAGCGCTTTCGCCTCGGCCTACCTGAGCTTCTCTTCCGATGTGTTGCTGCAGAATGAAATTACCGATTACCTGACGCGGGTGGTCCAACCCCGCCTGGCCGCGGTAGAAGGCGTGCAACGCGCCGACATCCTCGGGGCCCGCACTTTTGCCATGCGCGTCTGGCTGAAGCCTGAGAGAATGGCCGCTTTCAACGTCAGCCCGGCACAAGTTCGCCAAGCGCTGGCAAGCAACAACTATTTGGCGGCCCTCGGCCAAACCAAAGGCGCCCTGATTCAGATCAACCTTACCGCCAACACCAATCTTCAGACTGTCCAGGAGTTCAAGCAACTGGTGATCCGGCAACAGGATGGTGCTTTTGTGCGCCTGGAGGACATCGCCGATATCGTGTTGGGAGCTGAAAACTATACCCAGGAAGTGCGATTTTCCGGCCAGACGGCCGTTTTTATGGGTATCTGGTCCTTGCCTAACGCCAATGCCCTCGACGTCATTCAACGCATTCGCCAGGAAATGGAGGCCATTCAACGGGATTTGCCCCAGGGTATCTCGGCACGGGTCGCCTACGACGCCACTGAATATATTCAGGACGCCATCAACGAGGTCATCAAGACCCTGATCGAAACCCTGCTTATCGTGGTGGTGGTGATCTTTCTATTTCTCGGCTCCCTGCGGTCGGTGCTGGTTCCGGTGGTGGCCATCCCCCTCTCGCTGATCGGGGCGGTTTTTCTCATGCAGGTCTTCGGCTTTACCGTCAACCTGCTGACCCTGTTGGCCATCGTCCTTTCCGTAGGATTGGTTGTCGACGACGCTATTGTCATGGTGGAAAACGTCGAACGCCTCTTACGCAAGGGGCTCAGACCTTTGGATGCAGCGATACAGGGCGCCCGGGAACTGATCGGGCCGGTGATTGCCACCACCATTGTTCTGGCTGCCGTCTACGCCCCAATAGGGCTGCAGGGTGGCTTGACCGGGGCTCTTTTCCAGGAATTCGTCTTCACTCTGGCGGGGGCCGTGATCATTTCTACCGTAGTCGCCTTGACCCTGTCGCCAATGATGTCGGCTTATCTGCTCAAACCGGACATCGAGGACCATGGCCTGGCCGCCACCAGCGTCCGTCTCTTTAACCGGGCCAGCAAAGGCTACGGTCGTCTGCTCGACTATACCCTCCGTTGGCGGCCGGCTGTCTATCTGGTCTGGGTCGTTATCACCCTGCTGGCGGTACCCCTTTACCTCATGTCCCCGGTGGAACTGGCGCCGAGCGAAGACCAAGGGGTTATTTTCGGTATTCTTGAAGCCTCGGCCGATGCCTCCCTGGACCAGACCAGTCTCTATGCCGCGGCGGCCAACGATATTTTCCTTGGCATTCCCGAGACCGATTTCACCTTCCAGCTTACCTCGGCAACCTCCGGTTTTGGCGGCCTGGTGACCAAGCCCTGGGAACAACGCGAGCGCACCGTTTTTCAAATCTTGCCGGAGGTCCAGCAGAAACTGAGCGGCATTCCCGGCATCCGAATGTTCCCGGTCACTCCACCGGCCCTTCCCGGTGGCGGCGATTTCCCCGTTGAATTCGTCCTCGCCTCAACAGCCGACACCGAGCAGATCCTGCAATTCGCCCAGCAACTGCAGTTCAAAGCCATGCAAAGCGGCATGTTCCTTTTCCCGCCGATTATTGACGTCAAGATCGACCAACCCCAGAGTGAATTCATTATCGATCGCGATAAGGTTGCCATGCTTGGACTCGACCTTAAACAAGTCGGTGGCGACCTGGCAGCCATGGTCGGTGGCGATTATGTCAACCGTTTCGACATCGCTGGCCGTAGCTATAAAGTCATTCCGCAGATTCAGCGAACCGACCGACTGACGCCCGAACAGCTACAGAACATTCACGTCACCGGCCCCGCCGGACAATTGATTCCCCTGAGCACCATCGCCACTATTCGCAACAGCACCGTACCCCGCTCTTTGAATCGCCTGCAACAGCTTAACGCCGTCAAGTTGAGCGGTATTTCCATGCGCCCCCTGGATGAAGCCCTGAAATTTCTCGAAGACGAAGCGACCAAAATTCTGCCCGCCGGTTACACCATCGATTACACCGGAGAATCCCGCCAGTTGCGTACGGAGAGCGGTCGTTTTCTGCCCGCTTTCGCACTGGCAGTCGCCCTGATTTTCCTGGTACTGTCGGCCCAGTTCAACAGCTTTCGGGATCCTTTTGTTATTCTCGCCGGTTCCGTACCTCTGGGCATGTTCGGCGCCTTGCTCTTTACCTTTTTGAAAATTCCCGATCCGAACGTTGGCTTCTGGACTTCCGGCTGGACTACGACCCTGAATATATATTCCCAGGTCGGACTGGTCACCCTGGTTGGACTGGTGGCCAAAAACGGTATTCTCATCGTCGAATTCGCCAATCAACAACAATTAATCGGCTTACCCAAACTCGAGGCTATCCGTCAGGCATCGATCATCCGCCTGCGGCCGATCCTCATGACCAGCGCCGCGACTATCGCCGGTCATTTCCCTCTGACCCTGGTCAGTGGTGCCGGCGCCGCCGCTAGAAATTCCATCGGTCTGGTGCTGGTCGGGGGCATGTTTATCGGCAGCCTTTTTACCCTGTTCGTCGTTCCCTCGATCTATATGTTGGTGGCTCGCGACCACGACAAAGAGAGAGGATAG
- a CDS encoding MotA/TolQ/ExbB proton channel family protein, with amino-acid sequence MESLVAFLSKAGPIGIAIVGSSVIALFIIIERCWAFRQLRLKDARVLHRLRKRVTEGSYTEAMALLREESHPLAIAMTPILTRLAGSQRTTRAALEKSIAHVAAREIRQMERFLPTLFLISSVTPLLGLFGTVTGMIKAFQAIQHLGGKVNASVLAGGIWEAMLTTALGLGVAIPAMVAHNYLQGKVHVVVADIKEESGVLLDELEEAGCLNSTNKPASVHERHAAQRENG; translated from the coding sequence ATGGAAAGTCTCGTTGCTTTTTTGAGCAAAGCCGGTCCTATTGGCATTGCCATTGTCGGCTCATCGGTAATTGCGCTGTTTATCATTATCGAACGCTGCTGGGCCTTTCGCCAATTGCGACTCAAGGATGCCCGGGTTTTGCACCGGTTGCGTAAGCGGGTTACCGAAGGATCCTATACCGAAGCCATGGCCTTACTGCGGGAGGAATCTCATCCTTTGGCCATCGCCATGACGCCGATACTAACCCGCCTCGCCGGGTCACAACGGACCACGCGCGCCGCTCTGGAAAAATCTATTGCCCACGTCGCAGCCCGTGAAATTCGCCAGATGGAGCGATTTTTACCCACCCTGTTTTTGATCTCCAGCGTAACACCGCTGCTCGGTCTATTCGGTACCGTTACCGGCATGATCAAGGCCTTTCAGGCCATTCAACATCTCGGCGGCAAGGTCAATGCCTCGGTTCTGGCCGGCGGTATCTGGGAAGCCATGTTGACAACCGCTCTTGGTCTCGGGGTTGCGATTCCGGCCATGGTGGCCCACAACTATCTACAGGGCAAGGTGCATGTGGTGGTAGCCGACATCAAGGAAGAGTCGGGAGTATTGCTCGACGAGCTGGAAGAGGCCGGTTGCCTGAATTCGACGAACAAGCCCGCTTCGGTTCATGAGAGACACGCCGCTCAACGGGAGAATGGCTGA
- a CDS encoding AAA family ATPase, with protein sequence MCKKIFIAATGQQCGKTTTSIALLHMARKKYRRVGFMKPLGPKPTLFNGRWVDQDAALLARIYDLEEDLDYMSPVVLQPNSTRQILDKKISPGDLEVQILQAARELEQRCDLLIIEGAGHSGVGSVVGLNNARIARLLDAPILMVTDAGIGRVIDNVHLNMALLLQEKADLRMMLINKLLSKKRQETMAYLQQAFSGEPFKVVPGFDFSPVLANPTLNHIAKLLGVPLKGEQSAGPRIVHHTQLGAASTQRVHDLLEESSLLIVTSTRNELLVTLAALYNIPEYRSKIAGLVIPGLFPISKVTQQILDRSQIPYMRAESYSSGEVFSTIANDLAKIDAEDQEKIVLLQSLAETELDFDAIDDLF encoded by the coding sequence GTGTGCAAAAAAATCTTTATTGCCGCTACCGGACAGCAATGTGGCAAAACCACCACCAGCATCGCCCTGTTGCATATGGCCCGCAAAAAGTATCGCCGGGTCGGGTTTATGAAACCACTGGGTCCGAAACCGACCTTATTTAACGGCCGGTGGGTCGACCAGGATGCCGCTTTGCTGGCCAGAATCTACGACCTGGAAGAAGACCTTGATTATATGTCGCCGGTGGTTTTACAGCCCAACTCCACTCGCCAGATCCTCGATAAAAAGATCTCGCCCGGCGATCTCGAAGTACAAATCCTGCAAGCAGCCCGGGAACTGGAGCAACGCTGCGACCTGTTGATTATCGAGGGGGCCGGTCATAGTGGCGTCGGGTCGGTGGTCGGTCTGAACAATGCCCGTATAGCGCGTTTACTCGACGCACCGATCCTGATGGTGACTGATGCCGGCATCGGTCGCGTGATTGACAATGTCCACCTCAACATGGCCCTGCTCCTCCAGGAAAAGGCCGACTTACGGATGATGTTGATCAACAAGTTGCTGTCGAAAAAAAGGCAGGAAACCATGGCCTACCTGCAGCAAGCCTTCAGCGGAGAACCTTTCAAGGTCGTACCCGGCTTCGACTTCTCGCCGGTGCTGGCGAATCCGACCCTCAACCACATAGCCAAACTGCTCGGCGTCCCTCTCAAGGGCGAGCAGAGTGCCGGACCGCGTATCGTTCACCATACGCAGCTCGGTGCTGCCTCCACCCAACGGGTTCACGACCTCCTGGAAGAATCTTCTTTACTGATCGTCACTAGCACCCGCAACGAACTCCTGGTAACCCTGGCGGCTTTGTACAACATTCCCGAATACCGAAGCAAAATTGCCGGATTGGTGATCCCCGGCCTGTTTCCCATCTCCAAAGTTACCCAGCAAATTCTCGACCGCAGCCAGATCCCCTATATGCGTGCCGAGAGCTACAGCAGCGGGGAAGTTTTTTCCACCATCGCCAATGACCTGGCCAAAATAGATGCCGAGGACCAGGAAAAGATCGTCTTGCTGCAATCGCTGGCAGAAACCGAGCTGGACTTCGACGCCATTGATGATCTGTTCTGA
- a CDS encoding ExbD/TolR family protein: MDIPVRTKSTGLNLTPLIDIVFLLLVFFLLTTQFIEEDGIGVKLPSSNSVTTRDRDEVAIAITKKGDLFVKGQRLPLASLTAKLEQVLGADTTVVVRGDREVALQTLVSVMEKAKEAGAARLVVATLQEGN, from the coding sequence ATGGATATCCCGGTACGGACCAAAAGCACCGGGCTTAACCTGACTCCGCTTATCGACATCGTCTTTTTGTTGCTGGTGTTTTTTCTTTTGACCACCCAGTTTATCGAAGAAGACGGTATCGGAGTCAAACTGCCCAGTTCCAACTCTGTCACCACCCGCGATCGAGATGAGGTAGCCATAGCCATTACCAAAAAAGGGGATCTCTTTGTCAAGGGGCAACGATTGCCCCTCGCCAGCCTGACCGCTAAGTTGGAACAAGTTCTTGGCGCCGATACAACGGTTGTCGTGCGAGGAGACCGTGAAGTGGCCCTGCAGACCTTGGTCTCGGTGATGGAAAAGGCCAAAGAAGCCGGGGCCGCCCGGCTGGTGGTCGCAACTCTTCAAGAGGGTAACTGA
- the larB gene encoding nickel pincer cofactor biosynthesis protein LarB — MNPDNLKKLLESLSDGQVSVDQALERLATLPYEDLDIACLDHHRQLRQGAPETILGASKTAIQMITIVAAMLRRDSNVLITRLDEDKAAQLLAEYPQGVYDSEARTFSLIQNPIEITGLGKILVVCAGTSDLPVAREAAETARMLGNEVEELVDVGVAGIHRLFDRLDLLRSAAVVIVVAGMEGALPSVIGGLVASPVIAVPTSVGYGASFGGIAALLGMLNSCASGVTVVNIDNGFGAACAAARINRRNSS, encoded by the coding sequence TTGAATCCCGACAACCTGAAAAAATTACTGGAAAGCTTGAGCGACGGCCAGGTTTCCGTCGACCAGGCCCTGGAACGACTCGCCACCCTACCCTACGAAGACCTCGACATTGCCTGCCTCGATCATCATCGGCAACTGCGTCAGGGCGCTCCGGAAACGATTCTCGGGGCCAGCAAAACTGCGATTCAAATGATTACTATTGTCGCGGCCATGCTGCGCCGTGACAGCAACGTGCTGATCACCCGCCTCGACGAGGATAAGGCCGCACAACTGTTGGCTGAATATCCCCAAGGTGTTTATGACAGCGAGGCTCGAACTTTTTCCCTGATACAGAACCCGATTGAAATCACCGGCCTTGGCAAGATCCTGGTGGTCTGTGCCGGCACCTCGGACCTGCCCGTGGCCCGGGAAGCAGCCGAGACAGCGCGTATGCTTGGCAACGAGGTGGAAGAACTGGTTGATGTCGGAGTCGCCGGGATTCACCGCCTCTTCGATCGACTGGACCTGCTTCGCAGCGCAGCAGTAGTCATCGTGGTAGCCGGCATGGAAGGCGCTCTGCCTTCGGTGATCGGCGGCCTGGTGGCGTCCCCGGTCATCGCAGTGCCGACCTCGGTCGGATACGGAGCCAGCTTCGGCGGCATCGCTGCACTGCTCGGCATGCTCAATTCCTGCGCCAGCGGGGTCACGGTGGTCAACATTGACAACGGTTTCGGTGCCGCTTGCGCCGCCGCCCGCATCAACCGACGGAATTCATCATGA
- a CDS encoding ABC transporter ATP-binding protein, translating to MGVILRLKKFSFTYPEVEAPVLQDLNLEVEAGRCYCLTGPTGSGKTTLALALKGLLTAGRYEGEIEVPSVTESTDMNVGMVLQDPEVQLLTSTVGAEVAFGLENLCVEPAEMPERVSAAVQAVGLDKPLDYPVDKLSMGQKYRLLIAALLVMKPRLLILDEPGAQLDPEGLELLRKCLRRLKQDGVAVILCEHRPDSLLSEIDTFWQLDGSGSFAEGRYRGEALAPLAPSSSVAGEETVLQVQDLSFVGVGDQPVWSQVSFRAEKGQRYALTGLNGTGKTTLLRCLAGFLSPHQGEVQILGGAPDANRLRGRLGCLFQNPQKQIFENTVGDEVAFPLKRLGVNKGTVEERVEETLAACGISHLIDQSPHKLSYGQKHLVALASVLAPRPDLLFLDDPLAGLDDGHSSKVMELLVHYNRQHGTTMLWTFHDPEAWEGWADQVLHLEGGRLVVS from the coding sequence ATGGGCGTAATTTTACGATTGAAGAAGTTTTCCTTCACCTATCCGGAGGTGGAGGCGCCCGTTTTGCAGGACCTTAACCTGGAGGTCGAAGCCGGCCGTTGTTACTGTCTGACCGGGCCGACGGGTTCGGGAAAGACGACTTTGGCTCTGGCCCTCAAAGGGTTGTTAACTGCCGGACGGTACGAGGGCGAAATCGAGGTGCCTTCGGTAACTGAGTCGACCGACATGAATGTCGGCATGGTACTGCAAGACCCGGAGGTTCAACTACTGACGAGCACGGTGGGTGCGGAGGTGGCCTTCGGTCTGGAAAACCTTTGTGTCGAACCTGCCGAGATGCCGGAGCGGGTTTCCGCTGCCGTACAGGCCGTCGGACTCGATAAACCGCTGGATTATCCGGTGGATAAGCTTTCCATGGGGCAGAAGTATCGCTTGCTCATTGCGGCATTACTGGTTATGAAGCCTCGGTTACTTATTCTAGATGAGCCCGGCGCCCAGCTCGACCCGGAAGGTCTGGAGCTTCTTCGTAAGTGCCTGCGTCGCCTCAAGCAGGACGGAGTCGCTGTTATTTTATGCGAACACCGTCCTGATTCGTTGCTGAGCGAAATCGATACCTTCTGGCAGCTTGATGGCAGCGGCAGTTTCGCCGAAGGACGCTACCGAGGGGAGGCGCTCGCTCCCTTGGCCCCTTCATCATCGGTCGCTGGAGAAGAGACGGTGCTGCAGGTTCAGGATCTTTCCTTTGTCGGGGTCGGTGATCAGCCGGTCTGGTCGCAGGTCTCCTTTCGTGCCGAAAAAGGCCAGCGTTATGCCCTTACCGGTCTGAATGGCACCGGCAAGACGACCTTGCTGCGCTGCCTGGCCGGCTTCCTCAGTCCGCACCAGGGAGAGGTACAGATTCTCGGCGGTGCTCCCGATGCCAACCGTTTGCGTGGCAGGCTAGGATGCCTGTTTCAGAATCCGCAGAAGCAGATCTTTGAAAATACCGTCGGCGATGAGGTGGCTTTTCCTCTGAAGCGCTTGGGGGTTAACAAGGGGACCGTCGAAGAGCGGGTCGAAGAAACCCTGGCAGCCTGCGGAATCAGCCATCTCATCGATCAGTCGCCCCACAAACTCAGCTACGGTCAGAAGCATCTGGTGGCGTTGGCTTCGGTGCTGGCTCCACGCCCTGACTTGTTGTTTCTCGATGATCCTTTGGCCGGGCTGGATGATGGTCACAGCAGTAAGGTGATGGAGTTGCTGGTGCATTACAATAGGCAACACGGCACGACCATGCTCTGGACCTTCCACGATCCGGAGGCCTGGGAGGGGTGGGCTGATCAGGTGCTGCACCTTGAAGGAGGCCGTCTTGTTGTCAGTTAA
- a CDS encoding efflux RND transporter periplasmic adaptor subunit, translated as MTKRIIVTILGLLLLIGALAGVKFLQIRKMIDQGAEFRPPPETVTSTEVINTDWETLLPAVGSLKAVQGMTVAAELPGRVTRIHFQSGAMVSEGTLLLEQDSSSERALLPGAKAASDLAKINLQRADKLLAEKVVSQAEYDNAVTKLRQAIAEADDIQATIAKKAIRAPFSGRLGIRQVDLGQQLQSGQDIVSLQTLDPIYLNFSLPQQTLSKLRTGLTVRVTSDAFPNKSVEGRLTTISPEVDSDTRNIRLQATLKNPDDILRPGMFVEAKVVLPAQKQVLVIPATAVLYAPYSDSVFLIEEADGKAGLVLRQQFVRLGEKRGDFVAVQSGLEPGQKLASSGVFKLRNGQQVIIDNTLAPKFDIAPTPENN; from the coding sequence ATGACCAAGCGCATCATTGTAACCATCCTCGGCTTGCTACTACTGATAGGCGCCCTCGCCGGCGTTAAGTTTCTGCAGATCCGCAAAATGATCGATCAGGGCGCCGAGTTTCGTCCTCCGCCTGAAACCGTCACCAGCACTGAGGTCATCAATACTGACTGGGAAACCCTGCTGCCTGCCGTCGGCTCATTAAAGGCGGTACAGGGCATGACCGTGGCCGCCGAACTGCCCGGCAGGGTGACACGCATTCACTTTCAATCCGGTGCCATGGTCAGCGAAGGCACTCTGTTGCTGGAACAGGACAGTTCTTCGGAGCGCGCTTTGCTGCCCGGAGCCAAGGCCGCGTCTGATCTGGCCAAGATCAACCTGCAGCGGGCCGACAAACTGCTGGCAGAAAAAGTTGTCTCCCAGGCAGAATACGACAATGCAGTTACCAAACTTCGCCAGGCTATCGCCGAAGCCGACGACATTCAGGCCACGATTGCCAAAAAGGCTATTCGCGCTCCTTTCAGCGGTCGGCTCGGCATCCGACAGGTCGACCTGGGCCAACAGCTGCAATCGGGGCAGGACATTGTTTCACTGCAGACCCTCGACCCTATTTATCTTAATTTCTCCCTGCCTCAGCAAACCCTGTCCAAACTGCGCACCGGTTTAACCGTGCGCGTCACCAGCGACGCCTTTCCCAACAAAAGCGTCGAGGGTCGCCTCACCACAATCAGCCCCGAAGTCGATAGCGACACCCGCAACATTCGCCTTCAGGCAACCCTGAAAAACCCGGATGATATTTTGCGACCCGGAATGTTTGTCGAGGCAAAAGTCGTGCTGCCGGCCCAAAAACAAGTCCTGGTTATCCCGGCCACAGCCGTACTCTATGCACCCTATAGCGATTCGGTGTTTCTCATCGAAGAAGCAGACGGTAAAGCCGGTTTGGTATTGCGACAGCAATTTGTACGGCTGGGCGAGAAACGTGGCGATTTTGTGGCGGTGCAGTCCGGGCTGGAACCGGGGCAAAAGTTGGCCAGCAGCGGCGTCTTCAAGCTGCGCAACGGCCAGCAGGTGATCATCGACAATACCCTGGCGCCAAAATTCGACATTGCCCCGACGCCCGAGAACAACTGA
- a CDS encoding HD domain-containing protein — MNDYAAIEKLLAERPAGWWEELVTILPELEPMADTPQSPRFHAEGDVATHTRLTIEACPNDCDPDLLWAALLHDIGKPLSTELHEAGIHSRGHDRAGAKLAAELLERLGMPEGRCRRIAWAVRHHTFHLAWQLTSPNQASKRHINFITHRDFPLLLSLLRADSLGSLGHLDKMDAYDLYLELWLDLTGQREEL, encoded by the coding sequence GTGAATGACTACGCTGCAATCGAAAAACTCTTGGCCGAACGGCCGGCAGGCTGGTGGGAAGAACTGGTTACCATTCTTCCAGAGCTGGAACCTATGGCCGACACCCCCCAGTCGCCTCGCTTTCACGCCGAGGGAGACGTCGCCACCCATACCCGACTGACTATAGAGGCCTGCCCAAACGATTGCGACCCCGACCTGCTGTGGGCGGCTCTTCTGCACGACATCGGCAAACCCCTTTCCACCGAACTGCACGAGGCAGGAATCCACTCCCGTGGCCATGACCGGGCGGGGGCCAAACTCGCGGCCGAGCTTTTAGAACGCCTGGGCATGCCCGAAGGTCGGTGCCGACGAATTGCCTGGGCAGTACGCCACCACACTTTCCATCTAGCCTGGCAATTGACCAGCCCCAATCAGGCGAGCAAAAGACATATTAATTTTATTACCCACAGAGACTTTCCGTTGCTCCTCTCCCTATTGCGAGCCGACTCCCTGGGTTCCCTTGGACACCTGGATAAAATGGACGCCTACGATCTCTATCTGGAACTATGGCTGGATCTGACCGGACAGCGGGAAGAACTCTAG
- a CDS encoding energy-coupling factor transporter transmembrane component T family protein has protein sequence MLSVKLFSPRKVSLPSASLEGPAPAGDAKWVGLRMLLALTLSCLAFAARTIPFLLVLTTVNLALLWYLGNGQISLRRELKAFVWQTLVILALYLIRFQNLTGLWGGFQISWQLFLALLPSMTFVRSTSQTRIVQALNRVMPCRTAFVLSTCLKFAPHLLAEIRSIYEGQVLRGARILPRDLAKPWHWIDLLHCVVVPAVVQSMALAGNIALAARARDFGSQPKRTCWPGL, from the coding sequence TTGTTGTCAGTTAAACTCTTTTCACCTAGAAAGGTCAGTTTGCCGTCGGCGTCCCTCGAGGGTCCTGCCCCGGCCGGTGATGCCAAGTGGGTTGGTCTACGAATGCTTCTGGCCCTGACCCTCTCCTGCCTGGCCTTTGCCGCCCGCACCATTCCCTTTCTGCTGGTGTTGACTACCGTCAACCTGGCTTTGCTCTGGTACTTGGGCAATGGCCAGATATCCCTGCGCCGAGAACTTAAAGCTTTCGTTTGGCAGACCCTGGTTATCCTGGCGCTCTATCTGATCCGGTTTCAGAACCTGACCGGCCTCTGGGGAGGCTTCCAGATTTCCTGGCAGCTGTTTTTGGCTCTGTTGCCGAGCATGACCTTCGTGCGCAGCACCTCTCAAACGCGCATCGTTCAGGCCCTGAATCGGGTCATGCCCTGCCGCACGGCTTTTGTGCTCAGTACCTGCCTCAAGTTTGCTCCCCATTTGTTGGCTGAGATACGCAGTATCTACGAAGGGCAGGTTTTGCGCGGTGCGCGCATCTTGCCCAGAGACCTGGCGAAACCCTGGCACTGGATCGATCTGTTGCATTGCGTGGTGGTCCCGGCGGTGGTGCAAAGCATGGCTTTGGCCGGAAATATCGCTTTAGCGGCGAGAGCCCGCGATTTTGGCAGTCAGCCCAAGCGCACCTGTTGGCCCGGGCTATAA
- a CDS encoding energy transducer TonB encodes MVARQRWALGGSLLIHAALVLLLGASLMTPQRIVNRIEIDLEGVAAPNRALGVQTPNPSQIPHQPTTAAVPVQTTVPMHLQMPQVVPPRPATSFDADASLVAPAAPALPGSPAVALQRPVGGTAGGGSGKHDTGRGSALDGYRNRVRMHIDRAKRYPKIAQQRRIEGMAVVSFRLSSAGKVIAGPDLVKGSGYGLIDRASLRAVTRGAPYPKYPGPADPAGHAFEVPVRFYLR; translated from the coding sequence ATGGTAGCCAGGCAACGATGGGCCTTGGGAGGCTCTCTGCTCATACATGCGGCTCTGGTGTTGCTTCTTGGTGCCAGTCTGATGACTCCCCAGCGAATCGTTAATCGTATCGAAATCGATCTTGAAGGAGTGGCCGCTCCCAACCGGGCACTCGGTGTGCAGACCCCGAACCCTTCGCAGATTCCCCATCAGCCTACCACCGCAGCTGTGCCGGTTCAGACTACGGTACCCATGCACCTGCAGATGCCGCAGGTGGTACCGCCGCGTCCAGCGACCAGTTTCGATGCCGACGCCTCTCTGGTCGCCCCGGCGGCTCCAGCACTGCCCGGCAGCCCTGCGGTTGCCTTACAACGACCGGTTGGAGGTACTGCGGGCGGGGGAAGTGGAAAGCATGATACTGGACGCGGCTCTGCTCTTGATGGGTATCGCAACAGGGTTCGTATGCATATCGATCGGGCCAAACGATATCCGAAGATTGCCCAGCAACGGCGTATCGAAGGGATGGCTGTCGTTTCCTTTCGGCTTAGTTCCGCCGGTAAAGTCATTGCTGGCCCAGACCTGGTCAAGGGGTCCGGCTACGGTCTGATCGACAGAGCTTCTCTGCGAGCGGTCACCCGGGGGGCTCCCTATCCTAAATATCCCGGGCCTGCAGATCCCGCCGGTCATGCTTTTGAAGTGCCGGTGCGCTTTTATCTGCGGTAA